From the Eschrichtius robustus isolate mEscRob2 chromosome 19, mEscRob2.pri, whole genome shotgun sequence genome, the window CCTGAGCACGGTCCTTAGAGCGGGCCAGGGAGCCGCCTCCTGGCCCTGCTGCCCGACTTGCACCTGCTGCTCGCTGACCACCAGCCACGCACCCTTCGGTGTGGCCCGCCGTGGGAGCTCTTTCTCACCTCTGCCCTGTCCCGGTGCCTCCCCCGAGGGCCCTCTCCCACAAGGGCAGCGGTGACTCCGGTTTCTCGGCAGTTCTGCAGCTGCCTGTTCCCTTGGCTCGGGATGTGGAATTCCATCACGTCCCTGGCCCTTGTTCGGGACCCACACCACGGCTGAGATTCCGGATCCCAGGGGCCCAAAAGCTTTCAGGAAACGGCCAGCGCCTGGGAAAGCCGAGCGCCTTCCACTGGACTCCCACCCTCCCACTTCTGgctgcctcctgccctccctgccctggccCTCCTGCCACCACTGCCCAGCTGGTCTCACACTTCCTTGCATTGCTCAGTATGGTTtttcatccctcccaccctcccaggtCCCTGTGAGATCCTCACTGAGCCCCTGGGGGCTCCTctggccccacccacccagcTATTTGGCAGGCAGCCCCAACCCTGGTCAGTTGCTGAGACCCACCCAGAGGCACCCATGCGGAGCCTGCCCCACCCTTGCCGGCATGCGGACACGCAACTCTGCAGGATCCGCAGACCTGGGCCTGTGTCACCTGTGTCCCTAGCTGCAGCCCTGCTAATGCCCTCCTCACATTAGCTTAGGCCGCTGCTCTCCAACGGCAGCTTCCCGATCCAGAGCAATACCCTGATCCCTCCTCTGCTAGGGAAGGAATGCAGAGGAGGAGAAGCCAGAAGGCGAGGCGAGGAAAAGGTCGCCTGGGCCAGGGATGCAGGCACCTCCCTCTGCCTCACAGGAATGGCTCCCGTGGGTTCTGCACCCCCAAACCTGAGGGAGGGGGTGTTGGCATTTAGTTTATTCGTttgttcttcattcattcaacaaacacctcTTGAGCCTCTTCGCTGTGCTCAGCAATTTCCAGGTAGGTGAGGTCCCTGCCCAGGGAACTGCAGATTTTGACATCTCTCTTGTCCAAGGGCCCTTGGACGTGTAAGTGGATTTATCAGCACCCGTGTCCCACGCTTGGGCTGAGCTGTCTCCTGTCATTATCCACGGGTTGTAGCTCCATCATCCTCTCTTAGGCGCTGAGTGTCGTCCCTGGGGATTTCCCTTCTGGGGGCCTCTTATCAGCCCTTCAGCCTCTCTCCTGGGGCTCCAAGAGGCCCTGAGAAGATGGTCTCCTGAGGCCAAGGGGTGTGGGTGTGACGGCCCACCGgagctccttccctgggaaccACTCTGGCCGGCTTTCACCCAAAGGCATTTAGGAGAAGTTGGCCCAGGCTTCAGCCAGGGCCCAACTGGTTCAGTGGCCTCCACacgcccctgccccacccctaccTCCCCACAGGCACTTTGGCATCTGGCCCTGCCCGTTGCATTAGCCCGGAGTCCCCCGGCAGGCCTGTCCACTCTCATTCCCAAGACCTGAAGCCTCTGTCCTCTGAACCACCCAATTATGCAAAACAGGAGGACAGACCGGCCTCCCGACCCCTCTACGCCcctgtggggggttggggggcagaGGGCGGGTTGAGCCACCATCACTCTGTGCCCCCTCACCATCCCTACAGCCTGCAGGAGTGAGCGCCCATGTGGATGCTTCTCACAGGGTCTTAGATTggggaaaaagcaaaaatgagCCCCCATCCCCGCCTCGGCCTGGCTGCCCCTTGGCCTGGACCCCAGGCAGCCGTGGCCGTGGCCCCCTCCTCCCGATTCTTCCCAGCACACCCCTGGCAGCTCCCTTGCTGAAACTCTGCTGAGGCAGAAAAGTGGTAACCTACTATTTCTGGTTCCCACCCTTGGGAGAAGGCAATTTGGAGAAGGGAATTGCAAGCTTGCCTTTGCGGTTGAGCCTGCTGCCCGGGGGCTGGAGTGGCAGGGCCAGTGCAGTCAGTGTCCCAGGCTGCCACCTCCTGTCCGCCAGTGCCGGACCCTGTCCACGGGGCGGCTGAGGTGCAGACGGGACTGGCTGGTACTCGGCCTTCTCAGCGTCACCTCATTGAGGTTTTACCCTCGGGCTGGCACTGGCCGCATTTACAGAGGAAGAGCAGGCGGGGAGGAGCTGTCTGCCATCCCCTGCTCTAGGCAGGCAGCTGTTGGTTGGATTTTTTGGTGCCAGCTGAGGAGGGGGTCTCTGAGCTGCCGCTCCAGGGGTAGCCTGAGGTAACTTTAGGGGTTGGGGGTCCCAGCCACCTTTCCCGGCCAGCGTTTCCCCCTTGGTTCTTTGCAGTACCCTTAACTGTGCTTGCAGGGCTCACTTGAGCTTCTGTCCTGGGGTGTATAATTAGCCAGGCTCCAGGACTAATAGCAGTGTTCCTCCCTTCCTTCAAAGGGCCTGACAGTGGGCCCTGCCTCGCTGCACATGGAAAGCCCTTAGGATAGTGTGGAGCAACAGATGTGTGATAGGACTCCCACCCCGAGGGGGCCTGGCGCCCAAGTGCCAGGGGTCAGGCTCCTGGAAGAGCCCTGACTCagacttccccttccccccactgctGAGGCACGGCTGCAACGCCAGCCTCTTCTCCAGATCACAGCGGTCCGCAGATGGGTGTCCACATTTCCAGCCCTGGTAGGCACAATCCAAATTCTTACCGTCTACCAATAAAGGATACTAAGTTTAGAACCCACAGCTTGAATTGGGATATGTCTCAAGCCCACCAGCCCCACAGTGTCTCCCAGCTCCATCCAGGATCTAGTTGGGCGTAGAGGTTCCTGCAAAGGGCAAGGAAAAAGGTTCTGGAAGTTTCTAGCTTTCATGGCACCATCCTCGGCAAGGCAGGGCGTGGGGTCCACACCCAGTCTCCCTCCCTCTGGCTGGACATCCCTCTGGCACTGTTGACGAAGCACCCCCTGCCCTCCGCCCCACCCCAGGGAAGGAGGCCATGCTGAAGCACCGGGACTATGAGACGGCCACCCTGTCGGACATCAAAGCCCTCATCCGCAAGCACGAGGCCTTCGAGAGCGACCTGGCCGCACACCAGGACCGCGTGGAGCAGATCGCCGCTATCGCCCAGGAGCTCAAGTACGTGTGGGCTCGTGGTCCCCCGTCACCTGCTTCCCCTCCAGCACCCAGCCCAGAGCAGCGGTGGGGCAGTGGTGGAATGGGGCCCCCCAGCCCTTTCCACCCTCTCACCCTCCTTTCAGATGCCAGGGAAGAGCCTTGCAGGATGGTGCCTTTTGCCCACCTTGTCTTTACCCCAGATGAGAAACAGTGGGATCTAGATTCTCCAGCAGAAGGGAGGTCTCTGACCCCTTGTCCTGATTCCTCAGGCTGTTGGGGTCCCTGGGgctccccctcctctgcctgccaCACCAAGGAGACCCCCTGGCCCCCTGATGTGGTGGGCGGCCTAGCCCCCACCGCTCCCACCCGCTGCTCCCTGAGGGAATCTGGCTGCACAGAGAGCCCATTGTTCTGCCCggccccttccctctcctgctcAGAATACACTTATTGTAAGAGCTTCCAGGCAGTCGGTTCtctgccctcccttccccaccccagtcaGATAAACTTGTGCACACAATTAGTacactgagcctccagagccAGTGAAAGGGGGCCTTATTCCACCAGCGCAGCGGCCAGCAGCAAGCAGGGCCCAGGGAGTGGGAGGCCCAGGCCATTACTTCATGGAAAATCCACAGGCCCTGGAGGGCGGCAGGGCTCCCAAAATAGCCGTCTGCTCAAAAATAGGATCCTTGGCTGGATCTGCCCTTTCCACAGACACCCCCTACCCTGTCACAGTCATCCGCAAAGTTCTTGTTCCTGCAAGGCTGGGGCCTAGCGGTGATGCCTGGTGGAGCCCCACGCCGGGCAGGGCTGGCTTCCTCCCTGACTCACGCCCTCCACACTGCCCACCTGCTCTGGGGCCTCCCCATTTGCTCACCCAGAGGCAGAAGTACCACTGGGCCTTCACAGTACCAGGGACACAGCGTCCCCATTGAGCACTTTTGGGGGCACCCCTTGGGGTCCTGCAGCTCCCCTAGGATCGAGCCCCTGTACCTGGCATGCCCAGGCCGAGGAGAGTGAGGTCACAGACGCAGACGTCCACCACCCTCAGGGGTTGTGGGGTGGGACATGGGcaggtccccacccccaccccccattgaCAGGCGAGCTCCTGGAAGCCGGTGGGAAACAGACTTGGAGGAAATCCTAGGCCAGCCCACTTCTCAGGCACTGGGAACAGCCATGTGAAACCCATTACCCTGAGCCGGGAAACAGGCGGTCCCTGAGGCAGCTTTCTGGACAGTAGCCctggaggagaaagggagggctGTTTGGGGTGCTGTCCGTTCCCCCGAAGATGAGTCTGAGTCATTTAATCCCCCAGCGATCCTGTGTTACAGAatgggaactgaggcacagagaggccaaggggcctgcccaaggtcacacagctagggagTGAGATAGGACTGGAGCCTGGGCCGCCTGGTCCCTGTGTGAAGCACAGCCTGGCTCCTCCTCCAGCCCttgcctgctcccctcccccggcccctgtATCCTGCCTGCCCGTCTGGCTCACCAGGCAGGCGACACAATCGTTCCCATGTCGTGTTCCTCCCCATAGTTGTTCCCCCAGCCCTGTACACTGACTCCCTAGGAGCCTGCTGCTAAGCGTATCCAAGTGTGGACCCAGGAGGCAGGAATGCTGGGGCTGAAGAGAGGGAATAAGGGGCAGGGGGCCAGGAACTACGGTGTCAGCTTAGTgtttccaacctcagtcattGCAATAATCATACCCATTCCCTAAtcagctcactttttttttcttgaatatattgtTAGTTGCGTACAATGAGATTGCAGGCtagttgtacatttttttcttaatacccATTAAAGTAAATACACAACCTTTAATGGGTAACTGTTGCTACTTTTACGTACTGGGTGCAAAGGACTGCTCTGGGCAGTTCACATGAGTTCAGTAACTTGGTCTCCATGATAACCCCACCCCCATTTCAGAGGTGAGAAAACCGAGGGATCCAGAGGGAGTTCATTCGCCCAGGGTCACACAAGTTCAAAATCGGAAAGCTGGAATTCACACCTAAGGAACTTGGCTCCAGAGCCTTATGCTGTAACCAGTGTGCCCTGCTAGACtttctttaaatggaaaaagcgatcccggggacttccctggtggtccagtggttaggactctgtgcttccactgctgggggtctgggttcgacccctggttgggcaACTGAGATTTCGCCAGCCTACAGGCATGGTCGAGGGCCACACTCTGGGAGCCCTGCGTCAGCTTACAGTGACAGCAAGCTCTGTTATCCTCTCCCCCCAGTTCCTCCTGCCCCGGGCCAGAGGGGTGATTGATGACTGATGTGCTTAAGTGTTGATATCCCCTGGTACCAGGGCCTGGGACACCTGGGGGCGGGTGGGTCCAGCACACCCTGACTGCCCCTGCTGGGTCTCATCACCCTCTGCCCGGCCCACAGCGAGCTGGATTACTATGACTCCCACAACGTCAACACCCGCTGCCAGAAGATCTGCGACCAGTGGGACGCCCTTGGCTCTCTGACCCACAGtcgcagggaagccctggaggtgAGGAGGGGGCGATGCCACCCGCCGAGGTCTATGCCTCGTTGCCCTCAGAGCAGGGGTCTTCCCCTGACCCCCTGGTGCCCCCGGGCCCCTCCCCACCGTACACGCCTCCTGCTAGCTGACGGACCTCCCTCCTCTGTCCCTGTCCCTCCCAACACGCACCAGAAAACGGAGAAGCAGCTGGAGACCATCGACCAGCTGCACCTGGAGTACGCCAAGCGGGCAGCCCCCTTCAACAACTGGATGGAGAGCGCCATGGAGGACCTCCAGGACATGTTCATTGTCCACACCATCGAGGAGATCGAGGTccgccccttcccctcccaccccgctCGTGGCTCGTGGGGCCTCCACGGGGCCGGGCTGCGCCCTCACCCCTTCTCTTCCCGCCCCCAGGGCCTGATCTCAGCCCACGACCAGTTCAAGTCAACACTGCCGGACGCTGACAGGGAACGGGAGGCCATCCTGGCCATCCACAAGGAGGCCCAGAGGATCGCCGAGAGCAACCACATCAAGCTGTCAGGCAGCAACCCCTACACCACCGTCACCCCCCAGATCATCAACTCCAAGTGGGAGAAGGTAGGCGGCACCCACCCGCCGGCAGGGCCGGGGCAGGACCAGCCAGGCGAGGGGGCCGCCGCCCTGACTGCTCCTGCCTGCGTCCCCTTCCCCAGGTGCAGCAGCTGGTGCCCAAGCGGGACCACGCCCTCCTGGAGGAGCAGAGCAAACAGCAGTCCAACGAGCACCTCCGCCGCCAGTTCGCCAGCCAGGCCAACATCGTGGGGCCCTGGATCCAGACTAAGATGGAGGTGAGGGCGAGTCGCCCCAGCCCTGCTGGGCGCCGGAGAATCTCCGGGCAGAGTTGAGGAAGAGCCCCCACTGAACGGGAGGCTGCTCACCCCTGGTGGGAGGGCCCAGTGCTCCGCGGGGCCGGTGCACTTGGGGGCCTGGTGGATCGGGGACCCAGCTCTCGTGGCCTCATGGGATTAGGAGCACCGATAACATATGCATGGAAATGGCAGCACCATCCAGAGGGAAGCTGTGCCAAGGGGTCAGGTAGAGATGGGTTCGAGTCTCGACTCTCCCCTTGACTTATTATGATCAGGAGTCAGGCACAATTTAACCTCtgtggctcagttttctcatccctaAAAGGATGAGGAAGACCATTATTGCATTCCCTCAACAGACACTTTTGGGCACCGCCCTATGCCAGCCCCATCACAAGCACTGCGGTGCAGCTGTGACCAAGGTGGTCCGAGCTCAGACCCTCGCCGCGCCCTCGCTCTGCCCTCGTGACCCAGCCACGGGAAGGCTTGTAGCCATGCCAACTGCGACTCGGGCCACCACTTACCGAGTGCTCACTGTGTACTGGGCACCCCACTGACCAAAGTGGCCTCACTGAAACTCACGGCAGCCCGAGAGAGGACCGGGCAGGTCGGCCGCGGGGCTCAGTGCCCCCTGCACGGCTTGGTTGCCGTGGGAGGCGAGGCGTGGGGTGCTCGTGCCCAGGAGCACGGGTTCCGAAGTCGCCAGGCCGGGGTTccgatcctggctctgccccttaaTGTGATACGCCGCCCCCTTTGGGCCTCGGTTTCCGCCTCTGCGGAATGGGCCTGTCCCAGTCTTGGGCCTCACAGGGAGTCAAGGGGGGGAAGCAGTGAGGTTAGCCCTGCGGAGCGTTGGTGCGGAAACTGCATCGTGGCTGCTGGTACCCTGGAGGGTGGGCCGGAGGGGACCCCTGGGCAGAGGCCCCGGGCGGGAGGCGCCCTGGCATTGGGGCGGCCGGCGGCCGACCTCCTCCCGGTGGGTGGCTGGTCGTGGCCGAGGGCCCGCCAGTCCCACGCCCCAGTAGCACCGCCCTCTGTGCAGGAGATCGGGCGCATCTCCATCGAGATGAACGGGACTCTGGAGGACCAGCTGAGCCACCTGAAGCAGTACGAGCGCAGCATCGTGGACTACAAGCCGAGCCTGGACCTGCTGGAGCAGCAGCACCAGCTCATCCAGGAGGCGCTCATCTTCGACAACAAGCACACCAACTACACCATGGAGGCGAGCCCTCGcgcgccgcgccccgccccgccccgccccgccgcgccccgccccgcccccgccgcgccccgccccccgccgcgccccgccccgcgccccgccccccgccccgcctgccccgggcTTGGGGGGCGCCCTGTGGCGGCCCACGCAGGGCCCGGCTGCCTTATCCCAACCCCCTGGAGAGCTGGGAGGGCAGGCAGCACCCGCCCCCCAGCGTGGCCTCGGCCCTCTCATCCTCACTTGAGGACGCAGATCCAGCCAGCGTGCGCGGGAATCCCGTGCCCTGGCTCGCTGCCGCCAGGTTGCAGCATCAGGGCTGGTTGCCATCCTATCGGTAGCTTGAAATGGTGCGCGCTGACAGCGCTTATTAGACCGTGCAAGTCGGAAGATACCACCAAATAAAAGGGGGGAAGGGCTGTTTCCCCAGAAAGCTGGTTACACATTGCCCAGCACGTCTCTGCAAAGTTTCCCTGTGGATCCTGGCACAGGTATCAGGACCCAGCCGTCTGCTGCATCCGTCACTGGGACATACGCCCGTGTGACGTGAACCCCGCTGGTTGGCGGAGGCGATAGGCGGGCACCGTGCCTGTGTCCCTGTGCACATGAGCCCCACGGGAGAGTGTGGGGCTGGGTTGGCATTTGGGAGGAAGTTAGGGCGAGCCTGACTCCAGGCCACACACACCCCCGCACAAGGAGAAGCCAGTTCCGAGCCCCCCTCAGCTACAGCTGGCGGTGGTCCCAGCATCCCCACCTGCCGGCCCAGCCCACACTGACGCCCTCATTCCTCCCGCAGCACATCCGCGTGGGCTGGGAGCAGCTGCTCACCACCATCGCCCGCACCATCAACGAGGTCGAGAACCAGATCCTCACCCGCGATGCCAAGGGCATCAGCCAAGAGCAGATGCAGGAGTTCCGGGCGTCCTTCAATCACTTCGACAAGGTGAGCCGCTCCCTCTGCCCCTTGGTGTCTTCCCTCCCCACTGTCACCTCCCACCTTGCCCCCTCCGTCTTTGCATCTGTCCGTTTGTTCACATCACAGTTGCTGAGCATCAGAGGCCACTCACAGGGGGCGGCAGGGCCCCAGCCACTGAAGGGGGTGCAGAGGTGCATCACCTCGACCCACGGCGTGGGCAGCTTCCCTCAGGAAGAGAAAGGGGAGTCCCAAGCCCTGCCCCCCGGGGCTATGCATCCTCGCCCACCTGCCGATGCAACCCTGAACAGACAGGTCCCAGCACACCGGGGATTTGAGACCTGACTCAGGAATCTgatccacacatacacacagtgtcCTTAAAAGTCAGATTTGGTCTGGCAGCCCCTTTAGAGGGGCCCTGAGCACCAGTTTGCCCCGGGCCCTGCCGGGCCTGATGCGTCATCTGCCTGCTTTCTGTGGGTGGCATGTGCTCTGGGCGTTAGGCAGGGGCCCAGCAGGAGCGGGTGCAGTTCCCTTTCTCCCACCCCAAACTCTGGAGGTGAGGAgagctcccctcttccctcccaggaGTCCTGGGACTCAAGCCTCAATCCTGCACCTCTCAGCTCCCACCCCTGCTCTGGCCCAGAGGAGCTGGGAGGAGGCCTCTGACTGCCCTCCAGGCCACCCACGCCCCTCCACCTGCCCCGCCCTGGCCATCACCTTGTCCACGTCACCTCTAACTCTGTGTTTCCCTCCCCCGTGTGTCCCCTTCCCCCGCCGTCTGCATGTGACCCGGGCCCCTCTCCCCGCCTCCGTGCCGGCCTGGTCTCCACACCGCCCCTTGTGCACACCTGCCTTCGGACGCCGCCGGCAGGACCACGGCGGGGCGCTGGGGCCAGAGGAGTTCAAGGCCTGCCTCATCAGCCTGGGCTACGACGTGGAGAATGACCGGCAGGTACGCGCCCCCTGGGCCCAGCGGACTGTGGCATTAActgctcttctctttctctctctccttctctctgtctcccctcccTCTGGCCATCCCACCCCTTGCCATCATGTGTGCCATTTCACGGGCTCTCttgcctcctccctgccctgtcTCTCTCCGGACACCTTCCCCCTTACCTGGTCTCCCGGGGCCGCCTCTGTCTCCCCTGCTCCCTGCCACTGTCCTGTTTCCCCGCTGTGCACACGGGGCGGCCCCTCTTGCCTGCTCTGGGCCCGGTCTCCTCTGCTGTCCCTGCGTCCTCGAGCAGAAGCAGACAGGCAGCATGGACTCCGATGACTTCAGGGCTCTGCTTATCTCCACGGGATACAGCCTGGTACGCCGCCTCTGCCTGCCCTTGCTGCTgcgcctctcctcccctcctccgcccctcccccccccctcctccgcccctccccctcctcctcaccctcctcGCCGCCTCCAGAATGTCCGCGTCCTCGGGGACACTCCTCCACCAGAGCAGCGCGgcctggcctccctcctcctcctctgctgcATCTGCTGGTTGGGGTCCCTCCGATGACTCCCTGAgcctcccacctcctttcctgGAAGTCTCCGGAGAGAGGAGGTCaggcctccagctctctccccttctctttctctttctctctttctttcttcctcgcCCTCCGGAGCTAACTTTCGAGCCAGGGCTGAGGAGCAGTAGACCTGTTAGATCCACTCCCCAACTCCCCACTTCCCAAAAACGCGGGAGGGGAGGCGCAGCGGGTGCACGGCCCAGGtctggggcaggtggggcagcCGGCCGGGGAGCCAAGACCCTTGGAGGCAGGCTGACGACGCCTGTCGTGTGCGCTGGGGTCGGGCCCTGCTCTCCTGACCCGGTTCTAGCCACCGGGCCGGCCCGGCCGCCCTGCCCCGCTGAAAGGCCGCCtgtcccccgcccacccccccctCACAGGGCGATGCCGAGTTCAACCGCATCATGAGCGTGGTTGACCCCAACCACAGCGGCCTCGTGACCTTCCAAGCCTTCATCGACTTCATGTCGAGGGAGACCACCGACACGGACACGGCCGACCAGGTCATCGCCTCCTTCAAGGTCCTGGCCGGGGACAAGGTGAGCAAGACACCTGGGAGGCACCCAGCGGCCGGCGCGGAGGGGCCCTCGCGGCCAGGGCTGGGCGTGAGGGGCCGGGTGGGCCAGCGCCCGTGTCGGGGGTGACCCAGATTCCCGCCCTGCCGCCCCCAGAACTTCATCACAGCCGAGGAGCTGCGGAGAGAGCTGCCCCCCGACCAGGCCGAGTACTGCATCGCCCGCATGGCCCCGTACCAGGGCCCTGATGCCGTGCCCGGGGCCCTCGACTACAAGTCCTTCTCCACAGCCCTGTACGGCGAGAGCGACCTGTGAGGCCCCCACCGGAGAAACCCTGACCAAGCACCCCTCCTCACAGCctccaggaggggctggggggagctCTTCTGCCCCCCTCCCCGCTGCAAGGGCACCCCCTGGCCCCGCTCCTCTGACTCTGTATCTATGCAAAGCACTCTCTTGTCAGTCCTTCCTGGGCgggagtggggtgggcagggaggggctggggcaggctcTCTCCTCTCTCGTTGTCGGTGCGCCAGGAGGGTCTCCCCTCCCCCTGGACGGGGGTGAGGGAGGCTTCCGGGGTCAGCGCTTCTGGTCTGGTAAATATATAtgatgtgttgttttgttttgtttttttaactctgTGGAGGGGACAGTGGATCCTCACAGCAAAACAGGCCCCCTCCAAGCCCTAGAAAGGCCcacccctcaccaccaccccctccccggtCCATTTCTTCTCCCCTGAGGTCCCTTCAAGGCCTCCCACATCCAGGCCAAAGCCCGACGTGCCTTGTCCAGGAACCGCCCGGGCCTGCAATGGGCCCCACAGAGGGTGCCACAGCCGCCCGGCAGGAAAGAGGACCAGCCTGCTCCCTGCTCCCCCGTCCCCTCCCCTCACTTGGCATCGCCAGGATATGAGGGGGTTCAGCTCAGTCCCCCCTCTTCTGCACCAGGAGTGGGGTTGGGCAGACCagcctcccaccctcacccccagccagCCCCCACCTTGCTTTGTCTGGACCTGCGTATCTCTCAGATTTTCTAAGGACCCCCCTCcacccgcaaaaaaaaaaaaaagaaaaaacacacacacacacacacaaaacacaaaaaaaaccacacaaaaatccacaaaaaaaaaaaaaaaaactatgaaaaaaaacCTTTCAGAGAATTACTATTTACTTTATTAACTTACggatttattatataaatatatattcacctaGCAGCATATCTTCGCCGCCTCTTGCTCTCATAATGAAGACATAGCTGatttgctcccctcccccagccccttacTGATTTCTCTGATGTCTGCCGTCGGCGTGGGTCtctggggaccccccccccccgaggtGGAGGGTGGGCTGCTGGCCTAGCTGCCTGTTAGTGGATGGTTTCGCTccaccacctcccccccccccttttttttttgagtttattccgattgattatttttttctcgGTTTCTGGATAAACCACCCTTCTGGGGACAGGATAATAAAACatgtaatatttttaagaagGACTCCTACAGTgtcctctgtttttctctctcttctccacctCTTAGGAGAGCGATGATAGAGCACCTCTTCCCAGAGCGAGGTGGGGCGTGGGGAGTGCCCCGATCCCTGTTCCCATGAGTGTGTGAAAGTAGGAGTGCTGTTGGGGACCCACTccaggccaggcactgttctaagcatgtAACGTGGGCTAACTCGTGCAGCCTGCACGAGAAAGGTGCTGTTACCATGCCCGTTTACCAGAGAGGTGCAGTGACTTGCCCGGTGTCACCCAGCTGGTGAGCGGTGGAGCCAGAAGTCAGCTCCAGGCAGGCTGGCTCCCAAGGCCACGCTCTGAATCACTGCTTAACGTCAGGGCATCAGCCCCCTCCCTGTAGAGGAAACCCTGGTCCGGGCTGGGAGAAGGGAAAGGCAGGGCTCCCAGGCTGAGGTCCTAGGAGGTGGCCACCTCCATCCAGTGGGCGAGAGGAAACAGCAGGCATGAGGCCGGGGACTCCTGACACTCCCGTGCCAcccctccctgcagcccaggCTCACCTGTCTGTGGGTCAGGCAGACGACCCCCTCGCCCCCATCCAGGTGCTGGCTGCAGTGGCCTGTCAGAGGGGCAGGGTGAGCGCCCACCTCCCTGGTCCCCCTACCGTGGAGACGTGCTCCCTCTGTCCCACCAGTGCCACGGATGGCACTCACGGAAGATGGAGATGAGCTGGGCCGTGCAGGACGCGAAGTGCCCGAAGTCCACGCGCAGACGGCTGTCCTGGTAGCGGCTAGTGAGGGCCTGGGTCAGCTGGTTGTTCAGGTGGAAGCCTGGGGGAGGCCAC encodes:
- the ACTN4 gene encoding alpha-actinin-4 isoform X3 translates to MVDYHAANQSYQYGPSSGSNGAGGGGSMGDYMAQEDDWDRDLLLDPAWEKQQRKTFTAWCNSHLRKAGTQIENIDEDFRDGLKLMLLLEVISGERLPKPERGKMRVHKINNVNKALDFIASKGVKLVSIGAEEIVDGNAKMTLGMIWTIILRFAIQDISVEETSAKEGLLLWCQRKTAPYKNVNVQNFHISWKDGLAFNALIHRHRPELIEYDKLRKDDPVTNLNNAFEVAEKYLDIPKMLDAEDIVNTARPDEKAIMTYVSSFYHAFSGAQKAETAANRICKVLAVNQENEHLMEDYERLASDLLEWIRRTIPWLEDRVPQKTIQEMQQKLEDFRDYRRVHKPPKVQEKCQLEINFNTLQTKLRLSNRPAFMPSEGKMVSDINNGWQHLEQAEKGYEEWLLNEIRRLERLDHLAEKFRQKASIHEAWTDGKEAMLKHRDYETATLSDIKALIRKHEAFESDLAAHQDRVEQIAAIAQELNELDYYDSHNVNTRCQKICDQWDALGSLTHSRREALEKTEKQLETIDQLHLEYAKRAAPFNNWMESAMEDLQDMFIVHTIEEIEGLISAHDQFKSTLPDADREREAILAIHKEAQRIAESNHIKLSGSNPYTTVTPQIINSKWEKVQQLVPKRDHALLEEQSKQQSNEHLRRQFASQANIVGPWIQTKMEEIGRISIEMNGTLEDQLSHLKQYERSIVDYKPSLDLLEQQHQLIQEALIFDNKHTNYTMEHIRVGWEQLLTTIARTINEVENQILTRDAKGISQEQMQEFRASFNHFDKDHGGALGPEEFKACLISLGYDVENDRQKQTGSMDSDDFRALLISTGYSLGDAEFNRIMSVVDPNHSGLVTFQAFIDFMSRETTDTDTADQVIASFKVLAGDKNFITAEELRRELPPDQAEYCIARMAPYQGPDAVPGALDYKSFSTALYGESDL
- the ACTN4 gene encoding alpha-actinin-4 isoform X4, which codes for MVDYHAANQSYQYGPSSGSNGAGGGGSMGDYMAQEDDWDRDLLLDPAWEKQQRKTFTAWCNSHLRKAGTQIENIDEDFRDGLKLMLLLEVISGERLPKPERGKMRVHKINNVNKALDFIASKGVKLVSIGAEEIVDGNAKMTLGMIWTIILRFAIQDISVEETSAKEGLLLWCQRKTAPYKNVNVQNFHISWKDGLAFNALIHRHRPELIEYDKLRKDDPVTNLNNAFEVAEKYLDIPKMLDAEDIVGTLRPDEKAIMTYVSCFYHAFSGAQKAETAANRICKVLAVNQENEHLMEDYERLASDLLEWIRRTIPWLEDRVPQKTIQEMQQKLEDFRDYRRVHKPPKVQEKCQLEINFNTLQTKLRLSNRPAFMPSEGKMVSDINNGWQHLEQAEKGYEEWLLNEIRRLERLDHLAEKFRQKASIHEAWTDGKEAMLKHRDYETATLSDIKALIRKHEAFESDLAAHQDRVEQIAAIAQELNELDYYDSHNVNTRCQKICDQWDALGSLTHSRREALEKTEKQLETIDQLHLEYAKRAAPFNNWMESAMEDLQDMFIVHTIEEIEGLISAHDQFKSTLPDADREREAILAIHKEAQRIAESNHIKLSGSNPYTTVTPQIINSKWEKVQQLVPKRDHALLEEQSKQQSNEHLRRQFASQANIVGPWIQTKMEEIGRISIEMNGTLEDQLSHLKQYERSIVDYKPSLDLLEQQHQLIQEALIFDNKHTNYTMEHIRVGWEQLLTTIARTINEVENQILTRDAKGISQEQMQEFRASFNHFDKKQTGSMDSDDFRALLISTGYSLGDAEFNRIMSVVDPNHSGLVTFQAFIDFMSRETTDTDTADQVIASFKVLAGDKNFITAEELRRELPPDQAEYCIARMAPYQGPDAVPGALDYKSFSTALYGESDL
- the ACTN4 gene encoding alpha-actinin-4 isoform X1; its protein translation is MVDYHAANQSYQYGPSSGSNGAGGGGSMGDYMAQEDDWDRDLLLDPAWEKQQRKTFTAWCNSHLRKAGTQIENIDEDFRDGLKLMLLLEVISGERLPKPERGKMRVHKINNVNKALDFIASKGVKLVSIGAEEIVDGNAKMTLGMIWTIILRFAIQDISVEETSAKEGLLLWCQRKTAPYKNVNVQNFHISWKDGLAFNALIHRHRPELIEYDKLRKDDPVTNLNNAFEVAEKYLDIPKMLDAEDIVNTARPDEKAIMTYVSSFYHAFSGAQKAETAANRICKVLAVNQENEHLMEDYERLASDLLEWIRRTIPWLEDRVPQKTIQEMQQKLEDFRDYRRVHKPPKVQEKCQLEINFNTLQTKLRLSNRPAFMPSEGKMVSDINNGWQHLEQAEKGYEEWLLNEIRRLERLDHLAEKFRQKASIHEAWTDGKEAMLKHRDYETATLSDIKALIRKHEAFESDLAAHQDRVEQIAAIAQELNELDYYDSHNVNTRCQKICDQWDALGSLTHSRREALEKTEKQLETIDQLHLEYAKRAAPFNNWMESAMEDLQDMFIVHTIEEIEGLISAHDQFKSTLPDADREREAILAIHKEAQRIAESNHIKLSGSNPYTTVTPQIINSKWEKVQQLVPKRDHALLEEQSKQQSNEHLRRQFASQANIVGPWIQTKMEEIGRISIEMNGTLEDQLSHLKQYERSIVDYKPSLDLLEQQHQLIQEALIFDNKHTNYTMEHIRVGWEQLLTTIARTINEVENQILTRDAKGISQEQMQEFRASFNHFDKDHGGALGPEEFKACLISLGYDVENDRQGDAEFNRIMSVVDPNHSGLVTFQAFIDFMSRETTDTDTADQVIASFKVLAGDKNFITAEELRRELPPDQAEYCIARMAPYQGPDAVPGALDYKSFSTALYGESDL